The Candidatus Angelobacter sp. nucleotide sequence CGCCAGCGCGCCATGGGCCGCGCCGTAATCAACCCCTTTCTGGGGATCACCCGTCGTCATCAGGCCGTAAATGAAGCCGGACGCGAAACTGTCACCACCGCCGACACGGTCGAGAATTTCGAGGTCGGGATATTTGCGCGACTCGTAGAACTTGCCGTCCATCCACGCAATGGCCGCCCAGTCGTTGATCGTGGCGGTTTTTGCGGCCCGCAACGTGGTGGCGGTGGCCTTGAAGTTCGGATACGTCTTCACTGCCGTCTCGATCATTTTCTTGAACGCAGTGACATCAATGTGCAGGAGGTTTTCATCCGCGCCTTCGACCTTGAAGCCAAGGCAGGCCGTAAAGTCCTCCTCGTTCCCGATCATCACGTCCACGTATTTGGCGATCTCCTTGTTGACCTCCTGCGCGCGTTTCTGTCCACCGATGGATTTCCAAAGCGAGGGACGATAGTTGAGGTCGTAGGAAACAATCGTCCCGTGTTGCTTGGCCTTCTTGACGGCTTCGATGACAAGTTGGGGCGTAGTGTCGCTCAGTGCAGCGAAAATGCCGCCGGTGTGCAGCCAGCGCACGCCGAGTTTGCCGAAGATGTTGTCCCAATCGAAATCGCCAGGCTTGAGCTGGCTGGCGGCGGTGTGGCCACGGT carries:
- a CDS encoding sugar kinase; the encoded protein is MAALTIKPAGSCKYDLLALGEIMLRLDPGEGRVRCAREFKVWEGGGEYNVARGLRRCFGFKTAVATAFADNDVGRLIEDFILQGGVDTEFIRWAKFDGIGRETRNGLNFTERGFGVRGAVGIPDRGHTAASQLKPGDFDWDNIFGKLGVRWLHTGGIFAALSDTTPQLVIEAVKKAKQHGTIVSYDLNYRPSLWKSIGGQKRAQEVNKEIAKYVDVMIGNEEDFTACLGFKVEGADENLLHIDVTAFKKMIETAVKTYPNFKATATTLRAAKTATINDWAAIAWMDGKFYESRKYPDLEILDRVGGGDSFASGFIYGLMTTGDPQKGVDYGAAHGALAMTTPGDTSMAGKDEVEKLMKGGGARVQR